A region from the Sphingomonas flavescens genome encodes:
- a CDS encoding SDR family oxidoreductase yields the protein MTEPRTAIVTGSSKRVGRAIAESLLRDGWTVLAHVHDAGDPVPQGAVKAVADLRDPSCADAIFAASVGLAPVRLLINNAARFAWDGFGEFSADEFDAHMAVNLRAPALLIDQFARRHTSGDALIINILDAKLSAPNPDYLSYTLSKGGLATLTELAARALAPQGIRVNGIAPALMLQSSGQTAENFDRMHRSNPLGRGVDPAHVADAIRFLVEAPTTTGQTITIDSGHRFLGLGRDVQFLEAE from the coding sequence ATGACCGAACCGCGCACCGCCATCGTGACTGGGAGCAGCAAGCGCGTCGGCCGCGCGATCGCGGAATCGTTGTTGCGGGACGGCTGGACCGTTCTGGCGCACGTTCACGACGCCGGCGATCCCGTCCCGCAAGGCGCAGTCAAAGCCGTTGCCGACTTGCGCGACCCAAGCTGTGCCGACGCAATCTTCGCTGCGTCGGTAGGGCTGGCCCCCGTCCGCCTGTTGATCAACAATGCCGCGCGATTTGCCTGGGATGGCTTCGGTGAGTTCAGTGCCGACGAATTCGATGCCCACATGGCGGTCAACCTCCGCGCGCCGGCCTTGCTCATCGACCAATTCGCGCGGCGACACACGAGCGGTGACGCGCTGATAATCAATATTCTCGACGCGAAGTTGAGCGCACCCAATCCCGACTACCTTAGCTACACACTTTCCAAGGGCGGGCTGGCGACGCTGACCGAACTGGCCGCGCGAGCCCTTGCGCCGCAGGGCATTCGGGTGAACGGCATCGCGCCGGCGCTCATGCTGCAATCCAGCGGCCAGACTGCGGAAAACTTCGACAGGATGCATCGCAGCAATCCGCTTGGACGCGGCGTCGACCCGGCGCATGTCGCCGATGCCATCCGGTTCCTGGTCGAAGCCCCGACAACCACCGGTCAGACGATCACCATCGACAGCGGTCATCGCTTTCTCGGGCTGGGCCGCGACGTTCAATTTCTGGAGGCGGAATGA
- the glmS gene encoding glutamine--fructose-6-phosphate transaminase (isomerizing) — protein MCGIVGIVGNRDVAQRLYDGLKRLEYRGYDSAGICTIDHGKLERRRAEGKLDNLARELAQDPLHGTTGIAHTRWATHGAPTVSNAHPHIVGPISLVHNGIIENFKPLRDELIAEGRKFESETDTEVVGHLIAREVEGGAAPQDAVAKVLPRLIGAFAIAILFRDHPDLIIGARMGAPLTVGYGEDENYLGSDALAVAPWTQKIAYLDEGDWAVIRRDRIEIFDRENRLVEREIVESGASSAPVEKGNYRHYMQKEIFEQPIVVAQTLQSYVRPFEGEVALPVGDLDLSSVNRVTIVACGTSFYAGLIAKYWIEHFARVPVDIDVASEFRYREPVLEAGGLALFISQSGETADTLAALRHARAEQQRIAVVVNVPTSSMAREADLLLPTHAGPEIGVASTKAFTCQLAVLAALAANLARAKGRLTPDDEAAIVGHLQEAPAAMNAALDHDDEIASMAHLVVPARDVLYLGRGPEYPMALEGALKLKEISYIHAEGYAAGEMKHGPIALIDDNVPVIVLAPSGPLFEKTVSNMQEVRARGGKIVLISDAKGIAEAGEGCMATIEMPQVHPLIAPLVYAVPVQLLAYHVAVLKGTDVDQPRNLAKSVTVE, from the coding sequence ATGTGCGGTATCGTTGGAATTGTCGGCAATCGCGACGTCGCGCAGCGCCTTTATGACGGGCTGAAGCGGTTGGAATATCGCGGTTACGACTCTGCCGGCATCTGCACCATTGACCACGGCAAGCTCGAACGGCGACGCGCCGAGGGCAAGCTCGACAATCTGGCGCGCGAACTCGCGCAAGACCCGCTGCACGGCACGACTGGGATCGCGCACACCCGCTGGGCGACGCATGGCGCGCCGACCGTCAGCAATGCACACCCCCACATCGTCGGCCCGATCTCGCTGGTTCACAACGGCATCATCGAGAATTTCAAGCCGCTGCGCGACGAACTGATCGCCGAAGGGCGGAAGTTTGAGAGCGAGACCGACACCGAGGTCGTGGGCCACCTCATCGCACGCGAAGTCGAAGGCGGGGCAGCGCCGCAGGACGCGGTCGCGAAAGTTCTGCCGAGGCTGATCGGCGCCTTCGCCATCGCCATCCTGTTCCGCGATCACCCAGACCTCATCATCGGTGCGCGCATGGGGGCACCGCTGACGGTCGGTTACGGCGAAGACGAGAATTACCTCGGATCGGACGCGCTTGCCGTCGCGCCTTGGACGCAAAAAATCGCTTACCTGGATGAAGGCGACTGGGCGGTCATTCGCCGCGACCGGATCGAAATTTTTGACCGTGAGAATCGTCTGGTCGAGCGGGAGATCGTCGAGTCCGGCGCGTCGTCCGCTCCCGTCGAGAAGGGCAATTACCGCCATTACATGCAGAAGGAGATCTTCGAGCAGCCGATCGTGGTTGCCCAGACGCTCCAGAGCTATGTGCGGCCGTTCGAAGGCGAAGTGGCGTTGCCGGTTGGCGACCTGGACCTGTCCAGCGTCAACCGCGTCACCATCGTCGCCTGCGGGACGAGTTTCTACGCCGGCCTCATCGCGAAATATTGGATCGAGCATTTCGCGCGCGTGCCCGTCGACATCGATGTCGCAAGCGAGTTCCGATACCGTGAGCCGGTGCTCGAGGCTGGCGGGCTGGCGCTGTTCATCAGCCAATCGGGCGAGACGGCGGATACGCTGGCTGCGCTTCGCCACGCACGGGCCGAGCAGCAGCGCATCGCCGTCGTCGTCAACGTGCCGACCAGCTCGATGGCCCGGGAGGCCGACCTGCTCCTTCCGACCCACGCCGGACCCGAAATCGGCGTCGCCTCCACCAAGGCTTTCACCTGTCAGCTAGCCGTCCTGGCGGCGCTGGCAGCGAATTTGGCACGCGCCAAGGGGCGACTGACGCCTGACGACGAAGCGGCGATTGTCGGACATCTGCAGGAAGCTCCTGCGGCGATGAATGCCGCGCTGGACCACGACGACGAAATTGCCTCGATGGCACACCTGGTCGTGCCCGCGCGCGACGTTCTCTATCTCGGCCGCGGGCCCGAATATCCGATGGCGCTCGAAGGTGCACTCAAGCTCAAGGAGATCAGCTACATTCACGCCGAAGGCTATGCAGCCGGCGAGATGAAGCACGGGCCGATCGCTTTGATCGATGACAATGTGCCAGTCATCGTCCTCGCGCCGTCAGGGCCGCTGTTCGAGAAGACCGTCAGCAACATGCAGGAGGTGCGTGCGCGGGGTGGCAAGATCGTGCTCATCAGCGACGCAAAGGGGATTGCGGAGGCGGGCGAGGGCTGCATGGCGACGATCGAGATGCCGCAGGTCCACCCGCTCATCGCGCCGCTCGTTTACGCGGTGCCGGTTCAGCTATTGGCCTACCATGTCGCTGTCCTCAAAGGCACGGACGTCGACCAGCCGCGCAACCTGGCAAAGAGCGTGACCGTCGAGTGA
- a CDS encoding dihydroneopterin aldolase yields the protein MEGLEVQADIGFHDFEIGTPQRLMISVEVWLDSADLPSNDDPNRAWNYDFLRTEIQEIAAARRYNLQETLAKVIFDRVAAFRGIRALRLRLSKPDVYPDAHGVGVEIASFAGLWP from the coding sequence ATGGAAGGCCTCGAAGTTCAGGCCGACATCGGCTTTCACGATTTTGAAATCGGCACACCTCAGCGACTGATGATCTCGGTAGAGGTTTGGCTGGATTCGGCCGACCTTCCTTCTAACGACGACCCGAACCGCGCGTGGAACTATGATTTCCTCCGCACCGAAATCCAGGAAATCGCGGCGGCGCGGCGGTACAACCTTCAGGAAACGTTGGCGAAAGTCATATTTGACCGGGTCGCCGCCTTCCGGGGTATCCGCGCTTTGAGGCTCCGGTTGTCCAAGCCGGACGTCTATCCGGACGCGCACGGGGTTGGCGTTGAAATTGCTTCGTTCGCGGGACTCTGGCCCTGA
- a CDS encoding biopolymer transporter ExbD: protein MQTSSDNESGEPMLDMNVTPLIDVMLVLLIMFIITIPIQTHAVKLDLPQNNQNPPPQVIDPVKNVLSINAQDQVLWNGAPVQLTQLRSYLDTTQQMNPIPELHLQPDATARYEVVDKVLAVTKQAHVQKMGFVGNEYYMNVF from the coding sequence ATGCAGACATCTAGCGACAATGAATCTGGCGAACCGATGCTGGACATGAACGTGACGCCGTTGATCGACGTCATGCTCGTGCTGCTGATCATGTTCATCATCACCATTCCGATCCAGACCCACGCGGTGAAGCTGGATCTGCCGCAGAACAATCAAAACCCGCCGCCACAGGTAATCGATCCGGTCAAGAATGTTCTGTCCATCAACGCTCAGGACCAGGTTCTTTGGAACGGAGCACCCGTGCAGTTGACGCAGTTGCGTTCTTATCTGGACACCACGCAGCAGATGAACCCGATCCCGGAACTTCACCTGCAACCGGATGCTACCGCCCGTTACGAGGTGGTGGACAAGGTTCTGGCGGTGACGAAGCAGGCGCACGTCCAGAAGATGGGCTTCGTCGGCAACGAATATTATATGAACGTTTTCTAG
- a CDS encoding CCA tRNA nucleotidyltransferase: MALTLDAPKWRKMRGMKRLLAALGADEGLTRYVGGAVRDDLLGLPINDIDLATRIAPAEVITRLEKARIKAVPTGIEHGTVTAVSDGHPFEITTLRRDVSTDGRRATVAFTDDWKEDAARRDFTINALSADPQTGELFDYFGGLEDLEKRRIRFIGDPLQRIAEDHLRILRFFRFHARFDGGEADAAALEACTQRANDLMALSRERIADELLKLLGLPEPSPTVEIMLEGRILSPVLPEIGRDAGERLRALIAVEADAGIEPDGLRRLAALLPQDEAVANDVAVRLRLSNKARKRLVCAAGEGAAPARVLAYRLGSDCAVDRLLLAGDGAAAAAIRAWDVPRLPVSGGALIAGGLPAGPVVARTLRAIEARWVAAGFPEGAELQRIVDDALTEARS; this comes from the coding sequence GTGGCACTGACTTTGGACGCGCCCAAGTGGCGCAAGATGCGCGGCATGAAGCGATTGCTCGCAGCGCTCGGCGCCGATGAAGGGCTGACACGATATGTCGGCGGCGCGGTCCGCGACGATCTGCTCGGCCTGCCCATCAACGATATCGACCTGGCCACACGCATAGCGCCGGCGGAGGTCATCACCCGGCTCGAGAAGGCGCGCATCAAGGCGGTGCCGACGGGCATCGAGCACGGGACCGTGACGGCGGTCAGCGACGGTCATCCGTTCGAGATCACCACGCTTCGCCGCGACGTGTCTACCGACGGACGCCGGGCGACCGTGGCCTTCACCGACGACTGGAAAGAGGATGCCGCGCGCCGCGACTTCACCATCAACGCACTGTCGGCGGACCCCCAGACCGGGGAACTGTTCGACTATTTTGGCGGGTTGGAGGACCTGGAGAAGCGCCGCATCCGCTTCATTGGCGATCCGCTGCAACGGATCGCAGAGGATCACCTGCGGATCCTCCGCTTCTTTCGCTTCCACGCGCGCTTCGATGGCGGCGAGGCCGATGCGGCGGCGCTCGAGGCCTGCACGCAGCGGGCGAACGACCTCATGGCCCTGTCGCGGGAACGGATTGCCGACGAATTACTGAAACTCCTCGGTCTGCCTGAACCTTCGCCGACGGTCGAGATCATGCTGGAGGGCCGGATCCTGTCGCCGGTCTTGCCTGAGATCGGGCGCGACGCAGGCGAGCGGCTACGGGCGCTAATTGCTGTAGAAGCGGACGCCGGGATCGAGCCGGATGGCTTAAGACGGCTGGCCGCGCTGCTGCCGCAAGACGAAGCCGTGGCTAACGATGTGGCCGTCCGGCTCCGGCTTTCGAACAAAGCGCGCAAGCGGCTGGTCTGCGCGGCAGGCGAAGGTGCCGCGCCGGCGCGCGTGCTGGCTTACCGTCTGGGGTCGGACTGCGCGGTCGACCGATTGCTGCTCGCCGGCGATGGTGCGGCCGCCGCGGCGATCAGGGCATGGGACGTCCCGCGGTTGCCGGTCAGTGGCGGAGCATTGATTGCCGGTGGTCTGCCGGCTGGCCCTGTGGTCGCAAGAACGCTGCGGGCAATTGAGGCCCGCTGGGTCGCCGCTGGATTTCCGGAAGGTGCGGAACTGCAGCGCATCGTCGACGACGCACTGACCGAGGCGCGCTCCTAA
- a CDS encoding DUF1285 domain-containing protein produces MPERQPPIDLQGISLAELQRHMEERRLPPVERWNPESCGDSGMRIARDGTWYHEGSPIRRPAMVRLFSTVLRREPDGRHVLVTPVEKLDIEVEATAFRATGMRVDGEGRKQRIIFALDSGDAVVLDSDHPLRIVATDQGPSPRILVRHGLEAELVRSVYYELADIAVANGENGVWSAGAYFSLEAS; encoded by the coding sequence ATGCCCGAGCGCCAACCGCCCATCGACCTGCAGGGGATCAGTCTCGCCGAATTGCAACGGCACATGGAAGAGAGAAGATTGCCGCCTGTCGAGCGGTGGAATCCCGAGTCCTGTGGAGATTCGGGGATGCGGATTGCGCGCGATGGTACCTGGTATCACGAAGGATCGCCGATCCGGCGCCCGGCGATGGTCCGCCTGTTCTCCACCGTGCTGCGGCGCGAACCCGACGGTCGGCACGTGCTTGTCACCCCCGTCGAGAAGCTCGACATCGAAGTCGAGGCGACGGCATTTCGGGCCACCGGCATGCGGGTCGACGGCGAGGGGCGCAAACAGCGGATCATTTTTGCGCTCGATAGCGGGGATGCGGTCGTACTGGACTCAGATCATCCCCTGCGCATCGTTGCAACCGATCAAGGACCTTCCCCGCGCATCCTGGTCCGCCACGGTCTGGAGGCCGAGCTGGTCCGCTCGGTCTATTACGAGCTAGCCGACATTGCGGTCGCCAACGGGGAGAATGGCGTCTGGAGCGCGGGCGCATATTTTTCGCTGGAAGCGTCATGA
- a CDS encoding proline iminopeptidase-family hydrolase produces the protein MRRSFIGLVSVGLLLSTAACRVATVEQSKSGPAAPPASYFDNSGHPDAWSGGARKIPITTPKGPHQVWIKRVGNNPKLKLLLLTGGPALSHAYLEVMDSYLPAEGVEYYHYDQLETGNSDRPNDPDLWTLPRYVDEVDQVRKAIGGDKSNFCVLGHSWGGMLAMEYALAHQDQMKCLIISNMMASIPAYNAYATKVLEPQMNQAVLKQILDMEKTGKTEQPQYMSLLVPNWYEQHILRRPAAQWPEPVMRAAENMNRKFYVTMQGPSEMGASGRLVNWDRFNDLKRIQVPTLVISGKYDTMDPAYMASMAKQFPKGELAATNGGHMAMYDDQPTYFAKLLAFLRKLKG, from the coding sequence ATGCGGCGGTCATTTATCGGCTTAGTCAGCGTCGGTCTGCTCCTGTCGACGGCTGCGTGCCGCGTTGCGACAGTCGAGCAGTCGAAGAGTGGTCCGGCGGCTCCGCCAGCCAGCTATTTCGACAACAGCGGCCATCCCGACGCCTGGAGCGGCGGCGCGCGCAAGATCCCGATCACAACGCCGAAGGGGCCACATCAGGTCTGGATCAAGCGGGTCGGCAACAATCCGAAGCTGAAGCTGCTTTTGCTAACCGGTGGTCCGGCTCTGTCCCACGCATATTTGGAGGTCATGGACAGTTACCTCCCGGCCGAAGGCGTCGAATATTATCATTACGACCAGCTGGAGACCGGAAACAGCGATCGACCGAACGATCCGGACCTGTGGACGCTGCCCCGCTATGTCGATGAGGTTGATCAGGTCCGCAAGGCGATCGGAGGAGACAAAAGCAACTTCTGCGTGCTCGGCCATAGCTGGGGCGGAATGCTGGCGATGGAATATGCGCTCGCGCATCAGGACCAGATGAAGTGCCTGATCATCTCCAACATGATGGCGTCGATCCCCGCCTATAATGCCTACGCCACCAAGGTCCTCGAGCCGCAAATGAACCAGGCCGTGCTGAAGCAGATCCTGGACATGGAGAAGACCGGCAAGACCGAGCAGCCGCAATACATGAGTCTTCTAGTTCCCAACTGGTATGAACAGCACATCCTGCGGCGGCCGGCCGCGCAATGGCCCGAGCCCGTCATGCGCGCGGCCGAGAACATGAACCGCAAGTTCTACGTGACCATGCAGGGCCCGAGCGAAATGGGCGCCAGTGGAAGACTGGTGAACTGGGATCGCTTCAATGACCTTAAGCGCATCCAGGTGCCGACGCTGGTGATCTCGGGCAAATACGACACGATGGATCCCGCTTACATGGCTTCCATGGCCAAGCAGTTCCCGAAGGGTGAGCTTGCAGCCACCAACGGCGGCCACATGGCGATGTATGACGACCAGCCAACCTATTTCGCGAAGTTGCTCGCGTTCCTGCGCAAGCTTAAGGGCTAG
- a CDS encoding MotA/TolQ/ExbB proton channel family protein, with translation MQAAPAAAENPYGLIPALQQGGIIAISVFTILVLMSIFSFYILFTKLMQQQKIIAQGRKVRSSFWNSPNLREAATKLEAKSAYRAIVDDALVAQEQHGKLTDPIDQHDWMANSLARSQGAIAARLGEGLAFLATVGSTAPFIGLFGTVVGIYRALIKIGASGQASIDAVAGPVGEALIMTALGLVVAVPAVLAYNWLVRRNKSITEDLAAFTNDLHGYLMSDGAVKPRMGAATPASTKGGTPTRTAPTQEPLRTGRPTSTPAQ, from the coding sequence ATGCAAGCAGCACCTGCCGCAGCAGAAAATCCTTATGGTCTAATTCCTGCGCTCCAGCAGGGTGGTATCATCGCGATCTCGGTCTTCACGATCCTCGTGCTGATGTCGATTTTCTCGTTCTACATCCTCTTCACAAAGCTGATGCAGCAGCAGAAGATCATCGCGCAGGGCCGCAAGGTCCGTTCGAGCTTCTGGAATTCGCCAAACCTGCGTGAAGCGGCCACCAAGCTTGAAGCGAAGAGCGCCTATCGCGCGATCGTCGACGACGCGCTGGTCGCGCAGGAGCAGCATGGCAAGCTGACCGATCCGATCGATCAGCACGACTGGATGGCGAACAGCCTCGCGCGCAGCCAGGGTGCGATTGCCGCTCGTCTCGGTGAAGGTCTCGCCTTCCTCGCGACCGTCGGTTCGACCGCGCCGTTCATCGGTCTGTTCGGTACCGTCGTCGGCATCTACCGCGCGCTGATCAAGATCGGCGCTTCCGGTCAGGCCTCGATCGACGCGGTCGCGGGCCCGGTCGGTGAAGCGCTCATCATGACCGCGCTCGGTCTCGTCGTCGCCGTTCCGGCGGTGCTTGCCTACAACTGGCTCGTTCGCCGCAACAAGTCGATCACGGAAGACCTTGCGGCCTTCACGAACGACCTTCACGGTTACCTGATGTCGGACGGTGCGGTGAAGCCGCGCATGGGCGCCGCGACCCCGGCCTCGACCAAGGGCGGCACGCCGACCCGCACGGCGCCGACCCAGGAGCCGCTGCGCACCGGTCGCCCGACGTCGACGCCGGCGCAGTAA
- a CDS encoding biopolymer transporter ExbD — translation MAGTVIQEGAEEAMSDINVVPLTDVMLVLLIVFLITTQVIKQTIPIKLPDVRYEPTVTKPENVSLVVKNGPGDTCEVYWGVTKVTQKDLLDRSVAKLEKLIKDVGGVQNVNEENMPEAHIRGDVNTRYKCIGAAIITMQQAGFQRVGFISEPPPLTGYRSE, via the coding sequence ATGGCAGGTACAGTAATCCAGGAAGGCGCCGAAGAGGCGATGTCGGACATCAACGTCGTCCCGTTGACCGACGTCATGCTGGTGCTCCTGATCGTTTTCCTGATCACCACTCAGGTGATCAAGCAGACGATCCCGATCAAGTTGCCGGACGTTCGCTACGAACCGACGGTAACCAAGCCGGAGAACGTTTCGCTCGTCGTTAAGAACGGTCCCGGCGACACCTGCGAGGTGTATTGGGGCGTTACGAAGGTCACGCAGAAAGATCTGCTCGACCGCTCCGTTGCGAAGCTCGAAAAGCTGATCAAAGACGTAGGTGGCGTTCAGAACGTCAACGAGGAAAATATGCCGGAGGCGCATATCCGCGGTGACGTGAACACGCGATATAAGTGTATCGGCGCCGCCATCATCACCATGCAACAGGCTGGGTTCCAGCGTGTCGGCTTCATTTCCGAGCCGCCGCCGCTGACCGGCTACCGGTCCGAGTAA
- a CDS encoding CoA pyrophosphatase — MTLAERLRRDLIAASGEPMLPGDLPEHPDAADVPAAVLIAMTDRPEPGVILTVRRDDMRTHAGQVAFPGGRIDPGEDPTAAALREAQEEILLDPARCDIVGAIEPYRTVTGYLVTPVCAVIPPDLPLEPHEREVADWFEAPLHFLLDPANQQLRSAQFRGETRHYYELLWEDRRIWGATAAMIVNLSRRLQWH, encoded by the coding sequence ATGACACTGGCTGAAAGATTGCGGCGTGACCTGATCGCCGCGAGCGGCGAACCCATGCTCCCGGGTGATCTTCCCGAACATCCCGATGCGGCCGACGTGCCGGCCGCCGTGCTGATCGCGATGACGGACAGGCCGGAGCCTGGCGTGATCCTGACCGTCCGCCGCGACGACATGCGAACGCATGCCGGCCAAGTCGCCTTCCCCGGTGGGCGCATCGATCCGGGCGAAGATCCGACCGCGGCGGCTTTGCGTGAGGCGCAAGAGGAGATCCTTCTCGACCCGGCGCGTTGCGACATCGTTGGTGCCATCGAGCCGTATCGGACCGTGACGGGTTACCTGGTGACACCCGTGTGCGCGGTCATCCCGCCCGACCTCCCGCTCGAGCCGCACGAGCGCGAGGTCGCCGACTGGTTCGAGGCGCCCCTTCACTTTCTGCTCGATCCTGCCAATCAGCAGTTGCGCAGTGCGCAGTTCCGCGGCGAGACCCGCCATTATTACGAGTTATTGTGGGAGGATCGCAGGATTTGGGGGGCAACCGCCGCGATGATCGTCAACCTGTCGCGGCGACTGCAGTGGCACTGA
- a CDS encoding energy transducer TonB: protein MSYAQKKELSGNKTLSIVMVVLLQFALGYAIITGLAYNVIKKATEDLKTFDVEETPPPPEEPPPPPKDMPKVPPPPTTPPPLVRMQAPTPPIVVQEAPTPPPIPPVVQAPAPPAPPPPPRKVQSAQSAKGDLRSLFSADDYPAAAQSAGAEGTVQASLTIGPDGRVVGCNVTRSSGNSSLDSATCNILRRRAKFTPARDSNGQPTNDSVSTPPIVWRLEG from the coding sequence ATGTCCTACGCCCAAAAGAAAGAACTCAGCGGTAACAAGACGCTGTCGATCGTCATGGTCGTACTGCTTCAGTTCGCCCTGGGTTATGCAATCATCACCGGTCTTGCTTACAATGTGATTAAGAAGGCCACGGAAGACCTGAAGACGTTCGATGTGGAGGAAACGCCGCCTCCGCCGGAAGAGCCGCCGCCACCGCCCAAGGATATGCCGAAGGTCCCGCCTCCGCCGACGACGCCGCCGCCGCTGGTGCGCATGCAGGCGCCGACGCCGCCGATCGTGGTCCAGGAAGCACCGACTCCGCCGCCGATCCCGCCGGTCGTGCAGGCTCCGGCCCCGCCCGCGCCGCCTCCGCCGCCGCGGAAGGTGCAGTCGGCGCAGAGCGCCAAGGGCGACTTGCGCAGCCTGTTCAGTGCTGACGATTATCCGGCTGCCGCGCAGTCCGCGGGTGCCGAAGGTACGGTGCAGGCGTCGCTGACCATCGGTCCTGATGGTCGCGTGGTCGGCTGCAACGTTACGCGGTCGTCGGGTAACAGCTCGCTCGACAGCGCGACCTGCAACATTCTTCGTCGCCGTGCGAAGTTCACGCCGGCTCGCGACAGCAATGGCCAGCCGACGAACGACTCCGTTTCGACCCCGCCGATCGTCTGGCGGTTGGAAGGTTAA
- the glmU gene encoding bifunctional UDP-N-acetylglucosamine diphosphorylase/glucosamine-1-phosphate N-acetyltransferase GlmU, with product MTDHRRFAVIILAAGQGTRMRSDTHKVLHPIANRSMLLHLLDRVDALGAERRVVVVGKGRDQVEAEIAGRGVTIAVQAEQNGTGHAVQQAADALADYDGPVIILYGDTPFVEVATLRRMLDRLDAADAPGVVVMASCPADPLKYGRIILGDGDEIAKMVEYKDATDEERAVRLCNSGMMAVRSRDLFRWLAQVSNDNAAGEYYLPDIVAVAANDGRRAVVIEGDPYEAAGVNSRAELAHLELEWQRRRREQALDEGATLIDPESVWFAFDTRLGRDVTVEPHVVFGPGVEVADGATIHAFSHIEGASIGAKASIGPFARIRPGTRLAANTKVGNFVELKKADVAEGAKVNHLTYVGDASVGPRANIGAGTITCNYDGFGKYRTEIGADAFIGSNSALIAPVSIGEGAIVGAGSVITKDVEAGSLALERSEQRGIAGWARRFRERMTAKRAD from the coding sequence ATGACCGACCACCGCCGTTTTGCCGTCATTATCCTCGCCGCGGGGCAGGGGACCCGGATGCGTTCCGACACGCACAAGGTTCTTCATCCGATCGCCAATCGATCGATGCTCCTGCATTTGCTCGACCGCGTCGACGCGCTTGGCGCGGAACGGCGCGTCGTGGTCGTTGGCAAGGGTCGCGATCAGGTCGAGGCGGAGATTGCGGGCCGGGGGGTGACGATCGCTGTCCAGGCCGAGCAAAATGGGACCGGTCACGCCGTTCAGCAGGCAGCCGATGCGCTCGCGGACTACGACGGCCCAGTCATCATTCTCTACGGCGATACCCCATTCGTCGAGGTTGCGACCCTTCGCCGCATGCTTGACCGCCTCGACGCCGCGGACGCGCCCGGCGTGGTGGTGATGGCCTCTTGCCCGGCCGATCCGCTGAAATACGGCCGCATTATCCTCGGCGATGGCGACGAGATCGCAAAAATGGTCGAATACAAAGATGCCACGGACGAAGAGCGCGCGGTCCGCCTGTGCAACTCCGGCATGATGGCGGTCAGGTCTCGCGACCTCTTCCGGTGGCTCGCCCAGGTCAGCAACGACAATGCCGCCGGCGAATATTACCTGCCCGACATCGTCGCGGTCGCCGCGAACGACGGGCGACGTGCGGTGGTCATCGAAGGCGATCCGTACGAGGCCGCCGGCGTGAACAGCCGCGCCGAGCTCGCGCATCTCGAGCTCGAATGGCAGCGTCGGCGCCGTGAGCAAGCACTCGATGAGGGTGCGACCTTGATCGATCCAGAGAGCGTTTGGTTCGCGTTCGACACGCGGCTCGGCCGCGACGTCACAGTCGAACCACACGTCGTGTTTGGTCCGGGCGTCGAGGTGGCCGACGGCGCGACGATCCACGCCTTCAGCCACATCGAGGGCGCGTCCATCGGCGCTAAGGCGAGCATCGGGCCGTTCGCCCGCATCCGACCCGGGACGCGCTTGGCCGCGAATACGAAAGTGGGCAATTTCGTCGAACTCAAGAAGGCTGACGTAGCGGAAGGCGCCAAGGTCAATCATCTGACCTACGTCGGGGATGCCAGTGTCGGTCCGCGCGCCAACATCGGTGCCGGCACGATCACCTGCAACTACGACGGCTTCGGCAAATACCGCACGGAAATCGGGGCAGATGCGTTCATCGGATCGAATAGCGCGTTAATTGCGCCGGTCAGTATCGGCGAGGGTGCAATCGTCGGCGCGGGGTCCGTGATCACCAAGGATGTCGAAGCGGGCAGCCTCGCGTTGGAGCGCAGCGAGCAACGCGGCATTGCCGGATGGGCGCGCCGTTTTCGCGAGCGGATGACGGCCAAGCGGGCGGACTAG